The genomic window agggggctgggctgtCAGACAGGTGCAGGCAGCCCTGACCGCTGCCCTCACGGCCCCCAGGTAGAGGCCGCGGAGCCGCAGGACGTGGTGGTCTATGACCAGAGCACGCGGGACGCCAGCGTGCTGGCCGCCGACAGCTTCCTCTCCATCCTGCTCAGCAAGCTGGACGGCTGCTTTGACAGCGTGGCCATCCTCACAGGTGAGCTCCGGGGAGCCTCCCTCTCCGCAGCCCCCTTGCAGCGTGGCAGGGCCCGAGGGCGTCTGCGGAGGCCACGTctgtaggggcccaggcaggagAGCAGGGGGATCCCTGAGAATGACTCGCTTGTGCAGGGGCGAGCGACCGGGAGAGACCCTCTCTGGGAACCCCCTGTGAGCTGGGACCGGTCCCACCCTGCTGCCCAGGGGCCAGTACAGGGCTCCAGGGTCTACACATGGCCTGGCCAGCCAGCCCCCCCACACGTCCATGGAATCCCCTCCTGGAGGTGGCCCAGGTCCCAGGGACACACCTCCTCCCCCGCATGGGTCTGGGGTCTTTGTTGACGCTCATGCCCTGGCCTCTGTGTACCAACCACAGGGCTGTGGCAGGCGGAGTGGGGCGTGTGGAAGGCTGCACACGGTGTCTCCAcctcccatacacacacaccaatgGAGGCACTGGGCTCCTGACAGGTGCAGGCACAGCTgggccagccctctgcctccGGCGGCCAACAGGAGTGGGACCTTCCACCCTGCCTGTGAGGGAGGCTGCCCAGGGGCCTGAGCATCATCTGGGAGCCTTGGGCGGTGGGCAGGGGTAGGGTGACACAGGCTGCCCCTTCTCCGTGACTGTAGTGTGAGTCGAGGGCCTCACCCCTCTAGGCCAGGGTGTCTGCAGGGTGGTCGTCACCGCACGCGTGTACCCGCGTCTGTGTGCACTCACGTGCATTCCACCTCTGGTGTATGCACCTTGCACCCATCTCAGGGGTTTGCATGAACTCCTGGAGTACCTGGGGGCAGGAGCGCCTTCCCAGGCCCCAAGGAAGGCCACGGCCTAGGACCGGCCACTCATTCTGGCCTATGCCCCTCCCTTGTCACCTCAGCCCCTCCAGGACTGGCGCCCAGAGCTCCCTGGGTCTGGGGGACAGGGGTTCCGCTGGGATTCCCCATGCCTCTCActttgagggggaggggagggcaggtggggaggaCAGTCCGCAGCCCCTGTCCCTCCAGGGGGCTGACCTCCGGCAGGCATAGGAGGGGGTGGCAGTGTCCGGGGCCCCACGGCACCCTGCTCGGCGTCTGGGGGCCGGGGACCTGGGGCAGCCCTGCTGCCTACAGTCACGCTGTGCACCCGGCAGCCTCCCGAGGAAGGGACCGCTTCTCCCCATCTCCAGGGTCCCCCAAAGTCACGCCTTCCTTTGCGGCACACGGGCTCTCCGGCAGTGCTGGGCTAGGGATGACGGCCAAGCGCCTCAGCAAACCTCCAGGTCCCCGGCACAGCCTCCTCCGGGGGACCTGGGACCCTGCCTCTTCCCAAGGGGTAGCGAATGCCTCAACTTAGAAGCAGCAGCCCACCtgctggggtaggggtggggctgGTATCCCCAAAATGTGAACAGCCCCAGAAGTCACCAAGCAGGTCTCGGCTCACCCTGTCACGAGCTGACGGCTACTGCCTGGTTTCTGGTGTGAGTCAGTGGTCACCCCAGCCAGGACAGGTGTGTCCAGGGCCACTCATACAGGACAAGGAAGCCGAGGCCAGAGGCGTGCTGTTCGTGGGCACAGAGTCGGAGGCACCAGGACGGGCTGCGAAGCGCCCCTCCACCAGCCTGTAGCCCAAGACTCGGCGGCAGGGCGCGTGCCAGCTGTGTGCAGAACCGGTGCCCACTGCTGCCCTGGGCACTCCTGCTGCCCCAGGTGCCTCTGCGCCTCTGTCTTCTGCTGGAGCAGAGCCGCGGCCTGACCACAAATGCCCCTGCCGGCTGTGCCAATCCCACGGGGTGATGTCATGCCCCAGGGGGAGGAGGTCCCCCACAAGCACTTGCCTCGCAGTCCTGGCAcccaggccagggcctggggctgtcgGCCAGCTGCAGGCAGGGAAGGATTGCATCAGCTCAGGGTAGGCCCGGCCTGGCCACAGGCCTGAGTGCCAGAGCTCGGAGAGGCTCCCGCCCCCACCCGAGACCCCCACGGCCTCCGGGTCCAGCACGTGCCGTGCTGGCCACCTCCAGCCCACATTTTTATGGGCATCACAGCAGCGTCGTCCGCGGGGCCAGCCCCTAATTAGCGTGGGGAGGAATGTGGGTGTCGTCTCCCGGTGCAGACTGTAAATGCTACAGCAGGTGCCGCCCGCCCGGAGAGAGCTGTCCTCCGGCCCGAGACCAGGTGCTCAGGCCGGGCGCGGGCCGGGGGTCCCCCTGGGCATGGCTGAGCCCTGCGTGGATGGGGACCTTGTGCTGTGTGGCCTCAcgcgtctccctctccctcctcccgcaGGGGGCTTTGCCACCTTCTCCTCCTGCTTCCCCGGCCTCTGTGAGGGCAAGcctgctgccctgctgcccaTGAGCCTCTCGCAGCCCTGCCTGCCCGTGCCCAGCGTGGGCCTCACCCGCATCCTGCCTCACCTCTACCTGGGCTCTCAGAAGGATGTCCTCAACAAGGTGTGtgcacagggcagggggaggggggccgTGGGAGCCCGGGCAGCCTCACCCAGAGGGGTggtctggggaggggctggggccagccagGCTCCGATAGATAAGCTCAGGTTGGGGGCAGAGGCGGCCCaaggctcccctccccaccccaccccgcacagGAACAcacagggctggaggaggggcctAGCAGGGCGGGCATGCCAAAGTGCTGATGTCACCGGGCCCCTGGCCAGCTCTGAAAGACTCCCGTGTTTTAAAAAGCAGTGACAACCGATGGACGGGATGGGACAGGAAGTGGGGGGGGCGGGAGCCAAAGCCACCACCCAGGCAGCCATGAAATGCCTGGGCAGGGAtcagagaggtggggtggggactcCCCACGCCCTCAGACCAGGAGGCTCTCCGCGCACGTTCTGAGCCCCAGGAGCCCCCAAGATTCTACAGCCCTTCCCTGCCGCAGGAGAAGGCCACCCCAGGgcgtccccctccccaccccctgctgacCCGTCCTGCCCTGCCAGGACCTGATGACCCAAAACGGCATAAGCTACGTGCTGAACGCCAGCAACTCCTGCCCCAAGCCCGACTTCATCTGCGAGAGCCGCTTCATGCGCATCCCCATCAACGACAGCTACTGCGAGAGGCTGCTGCCCTGGCTGGACAAGTCCATCGAGTTCATCGGTGAGGTCTGCGGCcagcgggaggggcggggccgccggcgcgcccgggggcggggccgagggtgCCCAGCCCGGGAGCTCAGccctcacccccgccccccgcccccagataAGGCCAAGCTGTCCAGCTGCCAAGTCATTGTCCACTGTCTGGCTGGCATCTCCCGCTCTGCCACCATCGCCATCGCCTACATCATGAAGACTATGAGTATGTCCTCCGATGACGCCTACAGGTGGGTgcccgcccctgccctcccccacacacCCGGCGCTCCCCGAGGGGCGGAGCTGGAGGCCTGAGCCCAGCCCCCCGTCGCCGCCGCAGGTTCGTCAAGGACCGGCGCCCGTCCATCTCGCCCAACTTCAACTTCCTGGGCCAGCTGCTGGAGTATGAGCGGAGCCTGAAGCTGCTGGCCGCCCTGCAGGGGGACGCGGCGTCCTGCCCGGGGACGCCTGAGCCGCTCCCGGGCCCGGCGCCCCTGCCGCGGCTGCCTCCACCTACCTCAGAGGGCGCTGCCACCGGgagcgccgcggccggcgcggccAGGGAGGGCGGCCCGAGCGCCGGCGGGGAGCcccccgcgccgcccgcgcccgccgcggcgccggccaccagcgcg from Oryctolagus cuniculus chromosome 1, mOryCun1.1, whole genome shotgun sequence includes these protein-coding regions:
- the DUSP8 gene encoding dual specificity protein phosphatase 8 isoform X3; translated protein: MLQQVPPARRELSSGPRPGGFATFSSCFPGLCEGKPAALLPMSLSQPCLPVPSVGLTRILPHLYLGSQKDVLNKDLMTQNGISYVLNASNSCPKPDFICESRFMRIPINDSYCERLLPWLDKSIEFIDKAKLSSCQVIVHCLAGISRSATIAIAYIMKTMSMSSDDAYRFVKDRRPSISPNFNFLGQLLEYERSLKLLAALQGDAASCPGTPEPLPGPAPLPRLPPPTSEGAATGSAAAGAAREGGPSAGGEPPAPPAPAAAPATSALQQGLRGLHLSSDRLQDTNRLKRSFSLDIKSAYAPSRRPDGPGPPDPGEAPKLCKLDSPSGGARGLPSPGADSPDAAAPEARPRPRRRPRAPAGSPARSPAHGLGLNFGDAARQTPRHGLSALSAPGLPGPGQPAGPGAWAPPLDSPGTPSPDAPWCFSPEGAQGAGGALRAPFGRAGARAEARDARTGWPDEPTAPDAPFTRRSCQMDFEDGRAEGRARGEELAALGRQGSFSGSVEVIRVS